The proteins below come from a single Desulfitobacterium metallireducens DSM 15288 genomic window:
- a CDS encoding HD-GYP domain-containing protein, giving the protein MRQVSVNSLKIGDVLGKTIYSSKGRVLLGKDVKLTPLYIGKLKDMGISIVYIEDERFDDVVPEDVITEQQRWEAMELIEKSSQAVRLGKDMNGFELKSIVSKIVEEIMFKKDILVSLMDIRSRDNQMFAHAVNVCVLSTVLGKAMLLDKEKLETLAIGALLHDVGKMQLEPELVCKNEDLTSKELERLKMHTSLGFDDLRKRKEFSIVVAHIAFQHHENLNGTGYPRQLKDAEIHPLAQIVGLTNLFDKLTTDNSGLKRVMPHEACEILMGLAGKVFPLELVRVFLKNIAVYPTGVMVRLNTGEIGVVVDQNLSMPARPVVRVFEDMERNSSKGKEYNMIEHRTIFIDEVLS; this is encoded by the coding sequence GTGAGACAAGTCAGCGTAAATTCACTAAAAATCGGCGACGTCTTAGGAAAAACAATTTACTCAAGCAAAGGGAGAGTTCTTCTCGGTAAAGATGTCAAACTAACCCCCTTATACATTGGTAAATTAAAGGATATGGGAATATCTATTGTATATATTGAAGATGAACGCTTCGATGATGTTGTGCCAGAAGATGTGATTACGGAGCAACAACGATGGGAAGCTATGGAGCTTATCGAGAAAAGTTCTCAAGCGGTTCGACTTGGGAAAGACATGAATGGTTTTGAATTAAAAAGTATTGTTAGTAAGATTGTTGAAGAAATTATGTTTAAAAAAGATATTCTAGTGAGTCTCATGGACATTCGGAGTCGGGATAACCAAATGTTTGCTCATGCAGTCAATGTTTGTGTCCTTTCTACTGTCCTGGGTAAGGCGATGCTTTTAGATAAGGAGAAGTTGGAAACACTAGCGATTGGAGCTTTGCTTCACGATGTTGGCAAAATGCAACTTGAGCCAGAATTAGTCTGTAAAAATGAAGACTTAACTTCTAAGGAACTTGAACGCCTCAAAATGCATACAAGTTTAGGCTTTGACGATTTAAGAAAACGTAAAGAATTTAGCATAGTTGTAGCACATATTGCTTTTCAGCATCATGAAAATCTCAATGGCACGGGTTATCCGAGGCAACTCAAAGATGCAGAAATTCATCCTTTAGCTCAAATTGTAGGGCTAACCAATCTGTTTGATAAGCTAACAACGGATAATAGTGGTTTAAAAAGGGTGATGCCCCATGAAGCGTGTGAAATTTTAATGGGGCTCGCCGGCAAAGTTTTCCCTCTAGAGTTGGTGCGCGTATTTTTAAAAAATATAGCGGTTTATCCAACAGGTGTTATGGTTCGCCTTAACACAGGAGAGATTGGTGTGGTAGTTGATCAGAATCTCAGTATGCCAGCTCGCCCGGTGGTTCGTGTCTTTGAAGATATGGAGCGTAATTCGAGTAAGGGAAAAGAATATAACATGATTGAGCATCGCACGATCTTTATTGATGAGGTGCTGAGCTAG
- the nth gene encoding endonuclease III: MKNNQQAPSQTIFKLLEEMYPDAHCELNFSNPFQLLIATILSAQATDRKVNQITERLFQQYTTPQKLLRLTQEELEQSIKEIGLYHNKAKNILATCRILVEKHQGDVPRNFEELTELPGVGRKTANVVLSNAFGIPALAVDTHVLRVSNRLGLATGKNPDLVEDQLKSLISRKKWSLAHHLLIWHGRRMCHAKRPECLLCPLQPFCSEAQSKASSAPHQ; encoded by the coding sequence TTGAAAAATAATCAGCAAGCCCCATCCCAAACTATCTTTAAGTTATTAGAAGAAATGTATCCAGATGCTCACTGCGAGCTCAATTTTTCTAATCCATTTCAACTACTCATAGCTACGATTTTGAGTGCCCAGGCCACCGATCGAAAAGTGAACCAAATTACAGAACGTCTTTTTCAACAATACACAACCCCGCAAAAACTTCTTCGACTCACCCAAGAGGAACTCGAACAGAGCATCAAAGAAATTGGGCTCTATCATAATAAAGCCAAAAATATCTTAGCCACCTGCAGAATCTTAGTCGAAAAACATCAGGGAGATGTACCGAGAAACTTTGAGGAATTAACGGAGCTCCCTGGTGTGGGCCGAAAGACGGCAAATGTAGTCCTCAGCAATGCCTTTGGTATCCCCGCTTTAGCCGTAGATACGCATGTATTACGTGTCTCAAACCGTTTGGGTCTTGCCACAGGAAAGAATCCCGATCTCGTCGAGGACCAATTAAAAAGCTTGATTTCTCGGAAAAAGTGGAGTCTTGCGCATCATCTTCTGATTTGGCACGGACGAAGAATGTGCCATGCTAAACGTCCTGAGTGCCTGCTTTGTCCACTTCAACCCTTTTGTTCAGAAGCTCAATCCAAAGCTAGCTCAGCACCTCATCAATAA
- a CDS encoding fumarylacetoacetate hydrolase family protein, whose amino-acid sequence MKYVRFFYEEKIQFGILDEGIITVIDRSFLEKGNLPTGTTLSLKEVQLLAPVQPSKVICIGLNYAKHIAEFGGSKPEDPIIFIKPSTSVIGPEEEIVAPAMSQQVDHEAELAVVIGKTAKDIKEDQAYDYIFGYTCGNDVTARDLQRIDGQWTRGKGFDTFCPLGPWIVTDLDPSHLDIRAILNGKVKQSSNTQYFLNPIAKLVSFISQVMTLLPGDVIMTGTPEGVSPMKPGDEIVVRVEGIGELRNRIR is encoded by the coding sequence ATGAAATATGTACGATTCTTTTATGAGGAAAAAATTCAGTTCGGCATATTGGATGAGGGGATAATAACTGTTATAGACCGCTCATTCCTTGAAAAAGGGAATCTTCCTACAGGCACCACGTTGAGTTTAAAGGAAGTTCAATTATTAGCTCCGGTTCAACCGAGCAAAGTAATCTGTATCGGGTTAAACTACGCCAAGCACATTGCAGAATTTGGAGGGAGTAAGCCTGAAGACCCTATTATTTTTATTAAACCAAGCACATCGGTGATTGGGCCGGAGGAAGAAATTGTTGCGCCAGCGATGAGTCAGCAAGTCGATCATGAAGCGGAATTAGCTGTGGTTATCGGTAAAACGGCAAAAGATATCAAGGAAGACCAGGCTTATGATTACATTTTTGGGTATACTTGTGGGAATGATGTTACAGCTCGTGATCTACAGCGGATTGACGGACAATGGACAAGAGGGAAGGGTTTCGATACGTTCTGCCCACTTGGGCCATGGATCGTAACCGATCTTGATCCCAGTCATTTGGATATCCGTGCTATCCTCAATGGCAAAGTGAAGCAATCTTCAAATACACAATATTTTCTTAACCCTATTGCTAAGCTGGTGAGTTTTATCTCCCAAGTGATGACGCTGCTACCAGGAGATGTCATAATGACGGGTACTCCAGAAGGGGTGAGCCCGATGAAACCAGGAGACGAAATTGTGGTTCGGGTTGAAGGCATTGGAGAATTGCGAAATCGTATTCGGTAA
- a CDS encoding GIY-YIG nuclease family protein, which translates to MGYWVYIVRCADQTLYSGSTTDLKRRLHEHNMGKGAKYTRSRTPVQLMRAWLVDSWSQALRLEAGVKKCPRTFKEELIRDPQTVKVWAEQMGYDFSIEVAKTED; encoded by the coding sequence ATGGGTTACTGGGTATATATTGTTAGATGTGCAGATCAGACGCTTTATTCAGGTTCGACGACTGACCTAAAACGAAGGCTACATGAGCATAATATGGGTAAGGGCGCCAAATACACCCGAAGCCGTACGCCGGTCCAATTAATGCGAGCCTGGCTGGTTGATTCATGGAGTCAAGCGCTTCGTCTTGAGGCGGGGGTAAAAAAGTGCCCTCGAACGTTTAAAGAAGAGCTTATACGAGATCCTCAAACGGTTAAAGTGTGGGCGGAACAAATGGGTTATGATTTTTCAATTGAAGTCGCTAAAACGGAAGATTGA
- a CDS encoding 4-oxalocrotonate tautomerase, with amino-acid sequence MPIVQIDLLEGRTYEQKKAMVEKITEVLMETAEAKRESISIIIRDMPRENYAHAGQLASEKK; translated from the coding sequence ATGCCGATAGTACAAATTGATCTTTTAGAAGGGCGTACTTATGAACAAAAAAAGGCTATGGTTGAAAAAATTACGGAAGTTCTCATGGAAACAGCAGAAGCAAAGCGGGAAAGTATTTCAATTATTATTCGAGATATGCCGAGAGAAAATTATGCTCATGCCGGTCAGCTCGCGAGTGAGAAGAAATAA
- a CDS encoding uridine kinase family protein: protein MNLLESSHRQYRQTLILGLIYSCEELFPQEQLKIAYSISDGIYCEFENSLVSVREVNHIEEHLKTWVKSDQSLAFQLEGDSFFHCKVNEKKIKSLFPPLPRSGPIYPFRLIHYPPGFILLFSNPNQPETLSPFIPPEKLTATFRETQRWGENLHLAEVEDVNRIIQEHHSQELICLAEALHEKKVSLIADRILEQRKNVRIILISGPSSSGKTTFAQRLSTQLRVNGLRPVALSLDNYFCDREDTPKDADGHPDFEALEALDLPLLNRHLQALIQGGDIECPIYDFESGRRKPYVQKMKLSADEILVMEGIHGLNPRLLSSLDRNHLFRIYVSALFQLNIDSYNRIPTTEVRLIRRLVRDDKFRGISPENTLLQWASVRRGENTNIFPYQEEADVMFDSSLLFELNALRPYAEPLLITVPQEHPHYSTAVHLLRLLSHFNPLDISKVPFNSLLREFIGGGIYSY, encoded by the coding sequence ATGAACCTTCTTGAAAGTTCTCATCGTCAGTACCGTCAGACCCTGATTTTGGGGCTTATCTATAGCTGCGAAGAACTATTTCCTCAAGAACAGTTAAAAATTGCTTACTCGATTTCAGATGGCATCTATTGTGAATTTGAAAATTCTCTTGTATCGGTTCGTGAGGTCAATCACATTGAAGAACATCTTAAGACCTGGGTCAAATCAGATCAATCCTTAGCATTCCAATTAGAAGGAGATAGTTTTTTCCATTGTAAAGTCAATGAGAAAAAGATAAAATCCCTTTTTCCTCCCCTCCCCCGGAGCGGTCCAATCTATCCTTTCCGTCTTATCCATTATCCTCCGGGATTTATTCTTCTCTTTTCAAACCCGAACCAACCCGAAACTCTCTCCCCCTTCATTCCTCCTGAAAAATTAACAGCGACCTTCCGTGAAACTCAACGTTGGGGTGAGAATCTTCATCTTGCTGAAGTTGAAGATGTTAACCGAATCATTCAAGAACACCACTCTCAAGAATTAATTTGTCTTGCGGAAGCTCTTCATGAAAAGAAAGTTTCCCTCATTGCCGACCGTATTTTAGAGCAACGCAAGAATGTCAGAATTATCCTTATCTCAGGTCCTTCTTCGTCTGGAAAAACGACCTTTGCCCAACGACTTTCAACTCAACTCAGAGTCAACGGCTTACGTCCTGTTGCCTTATCCCTTGATAACTATTTTTGTGATCGCGAAGATACGCCTAAGGATGCAGACGGACACCCTGATTTCGAAGCATTAGAAGCGCTTGATCTCCCCTTGCTTAATCGTCATCTTCAGGCTTTAATTCAAGGAGGAGATATCGAATGTCCAATTTACGACTTTGAAAGCGGAAGGAGAAAGCCATATGTCCAAAAAATGAAACTCTCAGCTGATGAAATTCTTGTTATGGAAGGGATTCACGGCCTCAACCCGCGACTCCTCTCTTCACTTGATCGTAACCATCTTTTTCGCATCTACGTGAGCGCACTTTTTCAACTTAATATTGATTCCTACAATCGAATCCCAACAACCGAGGTCCGCTTAATTCGAAGACTGGTCCGCGATGATAAATTTCGAGGAATTTCTCCCGAAAACACGCTTCTCCAATGGGCAAGCGTCCGACGCGGCGAAAACACAAATATTTTTCCTTATCAGGAGGAAGCGGATGTCATGTTTGATTCTAGCCTACTTTTTGAGTTAAATGCCCTTCGCCCCTATGCTGAACCTTTACTTATTACCGTTCCCCAAGAACATCCTCATTACTCGACTGCCGTCCATTTACTGAGGTTACTCTCTCATTTTAATCCATTAGATATTTCCAAGGTCCCCTTTAACTCTCTTCTACGCGAATTTATTGGTGGGGGAATCTATTCCTATTAA
- the thrC gene encoding threonine synthase: protein MYISTRGNSPERSGKEVIALGMVPNGGLFVPKHIPEIDWRELETLNYPDLARSILKLYLPEFSDRTLDQAVNVYRSELFSSENPAPLVQVGNMGVLELWHGPTSAFKDMALQVLPHLLKESIQSIAQFNKVLILVATSGDTGKAALEGFRNVPGIEIAVFYPENGVSAVQERQMTTTEGENTYIIAVKGNFDECQSKVKEIFGSKEIKGDFLKGKYTFSSANSINWGRLLPQIVYYFWAYAQAVAKAQIKAGEFINVVVPTGNFGNILAAYYAKEMGLPIKELICASNQNNVLTEFFQTGVYDRQRPFYLTSSPSMDILISSNFERFLYEMSNRDEEKVKTWFGELQSKGKFGVDLQTLAKARDYVKAGWASEAEVKDMIQKVYTEQSYVLDPHTAVAVRVYQKYMECTGDSTYTIIASTASPFKFAGTVLQSIISEQITENEWENLAQLSALTGWTIPMGLQGLEKKTVRKVEKTTPSEIPHLLRQLFL from the coding sequence GTGTATATAAGTACGAGAGGAAATTCACCGGAACGATCCGGAAAAGAAGTCATTGCCCTAGGAATGGTTCCAAACGGAGGGTTATTCGTTCCGAAACATATTCCTGAAATTGATTGGAGAGAGCTCGAAACTTTAAACTACCCAGATTTAGCCCGAAGTATACTTAAACTTTATCTTCCTGAATTTTCAGATCGTACTTTAGATCAAGCCGTCAATGTCTATCGTTCTGAGCTTTTCAGTTCCGAAAATCCAGCCCCTTTGGTGCAAGTTGGGAATATGGGTGTTTTGGAATTATGGCATGGCCCAACTTCGGCCTTTAAGGATATGGCTTTACAAGTTCTTCCCCATTTATTGAAAGAGAGTATCCAGTCTATTGCTCAATTTAATAAGGTCTTGATTTTAGTGGCGACCTCAGGAGATACAGGTAAAGCGGCTTTAGAAGGCTTTCGGAATGTTCCAGGGATTGAGATTGCGGTTTTCTATCCTGAGAATGGAGTAAGCGCTGTTCAAGAGCGTCAGATGACGACGACTGAAGGTGAAAACACCTACATTATCGCTGTTAAAGGGAACTTTGATGAGTGTCAGTCGAAAGTGAAGGAAATCTTCGGCTCAAAAGAGATTAAAGGTGATTTTCTAAAAGGAAAATATACTTTTTCTTCAGCAAACTCCATTAATTGGGGACGACTTTTGCCGCAAATCGTATATTATTTTTGGGCTTATGCTCAGGCCGTCGCTAAGGCGCAAATAAAAGCTGGAGAATTTATAAATGTCGTTGTACCTACCGGAAATTTCGGTAACATCTTAGCTGCCTATTATGCTAAAGAGATGGGGTTACCGATTAAGGAATTAATTTGCGCTTCGAATCAGAATAACGTTCTTACGGAGTTTTTCCAAACTGGAGTCTATGACCGGCAACGGCCGTTCTATTTAACATCCTCCCCTTCGATGGATATTCTCATTTCCAGTAATTTTGAACGTTTTCTTTATGAAATGAGTAATCGGGATGAAGAAAAAGTAAAAACTTGGTTTGGAGAACTTCAATCTAAAGGAAAATTTGGAGTCGATCTTCAGACCTTAGCTAAGGCCAGAGATTATGTTAAAGCTGGTTGGGCGAGCGAAGCTGAGGTAAAAGACATGATTCAGAAGGTTTATACTGAACAGTCTTATGTCTTGGATCCACATACAGCTGTTGCAGTAAGAGTTTATCAAAAGTATATGGAGTGTACGGGAGATTCTACTTATACGATTATTGCTTCAACAGCCAGCCCCTTTAAATTTGCGGGGACCGTTCTCCAAAGTATCATATCAGAACAAATCACCGAAAATGAGTGGGAAAACCTGGCACAACTC